A stretch of Dysidea avara chromosome 5, odDysAvar1.4, whole genome shotgun sequence DNA encodes these proteins:
- the LOC136255186 gene encoding putative leucine-rich repeat-containing protein DDB_G0290503, translated as MHRTAANRHFGLSPKRSGTQRRTKAHTPQPDERWLQGVTVSEKVHTKEVEEAKKTRDMQIETLNDLLKMKGDEIVKLQKEKEEILQSKGAEMEDLQKQISEQNNKIQQLEESLHKTTENEEKEKPNEPDESSTAEELSVKIGELHTELKEKDNIIKQLEIERDHLKETCEVLKMNRQTVDKCANAVEKIASAADKAMDKFPNASKQQSTGNNNTTMAATVQTSSIAENLVDKLIKSDSSGSSE; from the exons atgcatcgcactGCTGCAAATCGACACTTTGGATTGTCACCAAAaagaagtgggacacaaaggagaacaaag GCGCATACCCCGCAGCCGGATGAAAGATGGCTGCAGGGGGTTACTGTTTCAGAAaaagt GCACACTAAAGAAGTAGAGGAGGCCAAGAAAACAAGGGACATGCAAATAGAAACTTTAAATGATTTGCTAAAAATGAAAGGTGATGAAATAGTTAAATTACAGAAAGAAAAGGAAGAGATTCTTCAAAGTAAAGGTGCTGAAATGGAAGACCTACAAAAACAGATAagtgaacaaaataataaaattcaaCAATTGGAAGAAAGTTTACACAAAACGacagaaaatgaagaaaaagaaaagcCAAATGAACCAGATGAATCATCAACTGCTGAAGAGTTAAGTGTCAAGATAGGTGAATTACACACGGAGCTGAAAGAAAAAGATAACATTATAAAGCAGCTAGAAATTGAAAG GGACCACTTAAAAGAAACGTGTGAAGTGCTTAAGATGAACAGGCAAACTGTGGATAAATGTGCCAATGCTGTTGAGAAAATTGCAAGTGCTGCTGATAAAGCAATGGAT AAATTTCCTAATGCATCTAAACAGCAGTCAACAGGAAATAACAATACTACTATGGCCGCCACAGTTCAAACGTCCTCCATTGCTGAAAATTTAGTTGACAAGTTGATCAAATCAGACAGCTCTGGTTCTTCAGAATAA
- the LOC136255188 gene encoding uncharacterized protein has product MSSRKGRKRKLVKELDEIVLQDSGQIDNPYDLDKSFDTQIDDTDESALDSSNAKVGAMVVSDGRYLSTKVDNSIEFSNHADVASPGSQSQRNPRKHQECEPQTKSKEKLLLGSMENGQFDQATLLIQLSQHVPTTYKHHRAALICTIMNSIFSTSYEVSTINQLLAEADALPSVTKELCGKPSERILWEATMKLGKPVNKFLGPKCTECLQCSSTLHINHNPITVICYMISGPVPAQKIILRCKSCGINYRFYDNENDLVKASNVCYIERALCEKWASAGHHCWTSFEGSAEVYNEWMRETNNYNYINLKYFLKKYNSVNLRANAVDDSQEQQTSQLLHRKSVASAWWTHQIEKELSEENHRSYIFSGPQAQENYMEEVDIKRANSVYKHENCSDECKKRGCGELWAIDGNWKLHYPVCMFDVDKSEDAFSNNLNYVKTCSNGPLPGNAFCSEHSEVMKKKGVPVTLKEYLNFKKHVQCFSENVDVSVQSAAICQGTDSGIKSYAEFAKAVDQTEEVTATKTTCNKDTGEKPGTLQKWTRGTWFCVGAGGHIERWQPLYKSEGPAQVFMLVVMWLVCQFGTKGRDAWKTLTISYDNMCHLNNLRVSRLPLPLPNDLKYIWLDVNKVIDDFHMKNHRDASCKQKYSSENLRKAKPDLNTMACEQTFAWLSRFKKILCAMPKTHFHFFLHRMIKRRNKYISYCYANGLRVVAPKPKTTDS; this is encoded by the exons ATGTCTTCCAGGAAAGGAAGGAAACGAAAGTTGGTGAAGGAATTGGATGAAATCGTTTTACAAGATAGTGGACAGATTGATAACCCGTATGATCTCGACAAATCCTTCGACACGCAAATCGATGATACAGACGAATCAGCATTGGACTCGAGTAACGCCAAAGTTGGAGCTATGGTTGTTTCGGATGGGAGATATCTTAGCACGAAAGTAGATAACTCAATTGAATTTAGTAATCATGCCGATGTTGCCTCACCTGGTTCCCAGTCCCAAAGAAATCCCAGAAAACATCAGGAATGTGAACCACAGACAAAATCTAAAG AAAAGCTTCTACTGGGTTCAATGGAAAATGGACAATTTGATCAAGCAACTTTGCTCATTCAGCTTTCACAACATGTGCCAACAACCTACAAGCATCACAGAGCTGCTCTCATTTGCACCATAATGAATTCAATTTTTTCAACTAGTTATGAAGTCTCTACTATCAACCAGTTGTTAGCAGAAGCTGATGCATTGCCATCTGTCACCAAAGAACTTTGTGGAAAGCCATCAGAAAGAATCCTGTGGGAG GCAACAATGAAACTTGGTAAACCAGTTAACAAGTTTCTTGGCCCTAAGTGTACTGAATGTCTGCAATGCTCATCAACACTGCATATCAACCACAATCCAATTACTGTCATCTGTTATATGATTAGCGGCCCTGTCCCAGCCCAGAAGATTATTTTAAGATGTAAGTCATGTGGTATCAACTACAG ATTTTATGACAATGAAAATGACCTGGTAAAAGCATCTAATGTTTGCTATATCGAAAGAGCTCTGTGTGAAAAATGGGCTTCAGCTGG GCATCATTGCTGGACAAGCTTTGAAGGATCTGCAGAAGTATACAATGAGTGGATGAGGGAAACCAATAACtacaattatattaatttaaaGTATTTTCTGAAGAAATACAACAGTGTAAACTTGAGAGCAAATGCAGTAG ATGACTCCCAAGAGCAACAGACTAGTCAGCTTCTGCACCGCAAGAGTGTAGCAAGTGCTTGGTGGACACATCAAATCGAAAAAGAATTGTCTGAAGAGAATCACCGTAGTTATATTTTCAGTGGACCCCAAGCCCAAGAAAATTACATGGAAGAAGTAGACATAAAAAGGGCCAATTCAGTTTATAAACATGAAAATTGCTCTGATGAATGCAAAAAACGAG GATGTGGAGAATTGTGGGCCATTGATGGAAATTGGAAATTGCACTACCCTGTATGCATGTTTGATGTTGATAAAAGCGAAGATGCATTTTCCAACAATCTAAATTATGTTAAAACATGCTCCAATGGACCTCTACCTGGAAATGCCTTTTGCTCTGAGCACTCTGAGGTGATGAAGAAGAAAGGTGTTCCTGTGACGTTAAAAGAATATCTCAACTTCAAAAAACATGTTCAATGTTTTTCAGAGAATGTTGATGTATCAGTTCAATCAGCTGCAATATGTCAGG GAACTGATTCTGGTATTAAAAGCTATGCTGAATTTGCCAAAGCAGTGGACCAGACTGAAGAAGTGACAGCAACAAAAACTACATGTAACAAGGACACAGGAGAAAAACCTGGCACACTACAGAAGTGGACAAGAGGAACATGGTTTTGTGTTGGTGCTGGAGGCCATATAGAAAGATGGCAACCATTGTACAA gTCGGAGGGTCCAGCTCAAGTTTTCATGTTAGTGGTGATGTGGCTAGTGTGCCAGTTTGGAACTAAAGGTCGAGATGCTTGGAAAACACTGACCATATCTTATGATAATATGTGTCACCTCAATAATTTGCGAGTTTCTCgcttaccactaccactaccaaaTGACTTGAAATATATTTGGTTAGATGTGAACAAAGTTATTGATGATTTCCATATGAAAAATCATCGTGATGCTTCCTGTAAACAGAAGTATAGCTCAGAAAACCTACGTAAAGCTAAACCAGATTTGAATACGATGGCATGTGAGCAAACATTTGCATGGTTGAGCCGCTTTAAGAAGATACTTTGTGCCATGCCAAAGACACATTTTCATTTCTTTTTACACCGAATGATAAAGCGTCGCAACAAATATATTTCTTATTGCTATGCTAATGGATTAAGAGTTGTGGCTCCAAAGCCAAAGACAACTGACAGTTGA